Proteins found in one Scardovia inopinata JCM 12537 genomic segment:
- a CDS encoding glycosyltransferase yields the protein MTSRFFTRAHKNLTAAVSPVITAASDLLGSATSSQGRAFPTKRLAMVIVTYKRQNLLEELCTSIENLTIKPWLVVIVDNENSEQTRQIADQLNAALQQSKKRGQSVVYLPVEANTGGAGGFYRGVKKAYELGAEWFWVMDDDVAVLPDALEKLSPWMSKFEAIQGGRYDFDGGDFYWQYQTIVPLGIPNPFSPPKFGPSGFHYMNSMCFEGGLFKRTVVEKVGFPDPRFFIAWDDANFGYLASKVTRPIIIKDKILRRTRTLANLDIAGLPQINSMSDIKRFYLMRNRGFLARYYMVHGDYYPAAFFLGNLITFIKEIIRLVTVDRKSISSGLVQICRGWAAEHKILHDPDWTPMPPVNSQKLQ from the coding sequence ATGACATCTCGTTTTTTTACTCGTGCCCATAAAAATCTGACTGCTGCTGTGAGTCCGGTAATCACAGCAGCTTCAGATTTACTGGGGTCTGCGACTTCTTCTCAGGGCAGGGCTTTTCCCACCAAGAGGTTGGCTATGGTCATTGTTACCTATAAGCGACAGAACCTGCTGGAAGAGCTATGCACATCCATTGAGAATCTCACCATCAAGCCTTGGCTGGTGGTGATTGTGGATAACGAGAATTCTGAACAGACCCGGCAGATTGCCGATCAGTTGAACGCTGCTCTTCAGCAGAGCAAGAAAAGGGGGCAATCCGTGGTTTACTTGCCTGTTGAGGCCAATACCGGCGGAGCGGGAGGCTTTTACCGGGGAGTAAAAAAAGCGTATGAACTGGGGGCTGAGTGGTTCTGGGTTATGGATGATGATGTTGCCGTCCTGCCCGATGCCCTGGAAAAGCTTTCCCCCTGGATGAGTAAGTTTGAAGCTATTCAGGGCGGCCGCTATGACTTTGATGGGGGAGATTTCTACTGGCAGTACCAGACCATCGTCCCCCTGGGTATTCCCAACCCCTTTTCTCCGCCTAAATTTGGCCCTTCCGGTTTTCACTATATGAATTCCATGTGCTTTGAAGGCGGTCTTTTCAAGAGAACTGTTGTGGAAAAGGTTGGCTTCCCCGATCCCCGTTTCTTCATTGCCTGGGATGATGCCAACTTTGGCTATCTGGCCAGCAAGGTGACCAGACCCATCATCATTAAAGATAAGATTCTTCGCAGAACCCGTACCCTGGCAAATCTGGACATTGCTGGTCTGCCTCAGATCAATTCCATGTCAGACATTAAGCGATTCTATCTGATGCGGAACCGGGGCTTCCTGGCCCGCTACTACATGGTTCACGGGGATTATTATCCTGCCGCCTTCTTCCTGGGGAACCTTATAACTTTTATAAAAGAAATCATTCGTCTGGTCACGGTAGACCGCAAGAGCATTTCTTCTGGTCTTGTCCAAATCTGCCGCGGATGGGCAGCTGAGCACAAGATTCTTCACGACCCTGACTGGACCCCCATGCCTCCTGTAAATTCTCAGAAACTTCAATAA